A genomic region of Pseudomonas migulae contains the following coding sequences:
- the flhA gene encoding flagellar biosynthesis protein FlhA: MDRSQFINSARTNVADLSRGNLGVPLLLLVMLAMMMLPVPPFLLDVFFTFNIALSIVVLLVCVYALRPLDFAVFPTILLVATLLRLALNVASTRVVMLHGQDGHAAAGKVIQAFGEVVIGGNYVVGIVVFAILMIINFVVVTKGAGRISEVSARFTLDAMPGKQMAIDADLNAGLIDQNQAKMRRMEVAQEAEFYGSMDGASKFVRGDAIAGLLILFINLIGGMAVGIFQHGMTFGDAGRVYALLTIGDGLVAQLPSLLLSTAAAIMVTRASGSEDMGKQINRQMFASPKALAVAAGLMAVMGLVPGMPHFSFLSMAALAAGGAYLFWKKQNVVKVQALQEVKRQQELLPSPARAQETKELGWDDVTPIDMIGLEVGYRLIPLVDRNQGGQLLARIKGVRKKLSQDLGFLMPTVHIRDNLDLAPSAYRLTLMGVILAEAEIYPDRELAINPGQVYGSLNGITAKDPAFGLEAVWIEISQRAQAQSLGYTVVDASTVVATHLNQILYKHSSELIGHEEVQQLMQLLAKSSPKLAEELVPGVVSLSQLLKVLQALLAEQVPVRDIRSIAEAIANNASKSQDTAALVAAVRVGVSRAIVQSIVGTESELPVITLEPRLEQILLNSLQKAGQGSEEGVLLEPSMAEKLQRSLIEAAQRQEMQGQPVILLVAGPVRAMLSRFGRLAVPGLHVLAYQEIPDNKQVTIVATVGPNG; encoded by the coding sequence GTGGATCGCTCTCAGTTTATCAACAGTGCCCGCACAAACGTCGCCGACCTGAGTCGGGGCAATCTGGGCGTGCCGCTGTTGCTGCTGGTCATGCTCGCCATGATGATGCTGCCGGTGCCGCCGTTCCTGCTGGACGTGTTTTTCACGTTCAACATTGCGTTGTCGATTGTCGTGTTGCTGGTCTGCGTCTACGCCTTGCGGCCGCTGGATTTCGCAGTGTTCCCGACCATCCTGCTGGTGGCGACGTTGCTGCGACTGGCGTTGAACGTGGCCTCCACGCGGGTGGTGATGCTCCACGGTCAGGACGGCCACGCCGCTGCCGGTAAGGTGATCCAGGCCTTCGGTGAGGTGGTGATCGGCGGTAACTACGTGGTCGGTATCGTGGTCTTCGCGATTTTGATGATCATCAACTTCGTCGTGGTGACCAAGGGTGCCGGACGGATTTCCGAGGTGAGCGCACGCTTCACCCTCGATGCGATGCCCGGCAAGCAAATGGCGATCGACGCCGATTTGAACGCCGGCCTGATCGATCAGAACCAGGCCAAAATGCGCCGGATGGAAGTGGCCCAGGAGGCCGAGTTCTACGGTTCCATGGACGGTGCCAGCAAATTCGTACGCGGTGACGCCATCGCCGGTTTGCTGATTCTGTTCATCAACCTGATCGGCGGCATGGCGGTCGGTATCTTCCAGCACGGCATGACCTTCGGCGATGCCGGTCGGGTGTACGCCTTGTTGACCATCGGTGACGGTTTGGTGGCGCAATTGCCATCACTGCTTTTATCGACAGCTGCAGCGATCATGGTGACCCGTGCTTCCGGTTCGGAAGACATGGGCAAACAGATCAATCGCCAGATGTTCGCCTCGCCCAAGGCGCTGGCCGTGGCGGCGGGTTTGATGGCGGTCATGGGCCTGGTGCCCGGCATGCCACACTTCTCCTTCCTGAGCATGGCGGCCCTCGCGGCCGGCGGCGCCTACCTGTTCTGGAAGAAGCAGAACGTCGTCAAGGTTCAGGCCTTGCAAGAGGTCAAGCGTCAGCAGGAGCTGCTGCCATCGCCGGCGCGCGCTCAGGAAACCAAAGAGCTGGGCTGGGACGATGTGACGCCGATCGACATGATTGGCCTGGAAGTCGGCTACCGGCTGATTCCGCTGGTGGATCGCAACCAGGGTGGTCAGTTGCTGGCGCGTATCAAGGGCGTGCGCAAGAAGCTGTCCCAGGACCTGGGTTTCCTGATGCCGACTGTGCATATCCGTGACAACCTCGACCTGGCGCCAAGTGCCTATCGACTGACCCTGATGGGGGTGATCCTCGCCGAAGCGGAGATTTATCCGGATCGGGAACTGGCGATTAACCCGGGTCAGGTCTACGGTTCGCTGAATGGCATTACCGCCAAAGATCCGGCTTTCGGGCTGGAGGCGGTGTGGATTGAAATCAGTCAGCGTGCACAGGCGCAATCCCTCGGTTACACCGTGGTCGATGCCAGTACAGTAGTGGCAACCCATTTGAACCAGATTTTGTACAAGCACTCCAGTGAGCTGATTGGTCACGAAGAAGTGCAGCAGCTCATGCAATTGCTGGCCAAAAGCTCGCCGAAACTGGCCGAAGAACTGGTGCCGGGCGTGGTGTCGTTGTCGCAGCTGCTCAAGGTGCTCCAGGCGTTGCTGGCCGAACAGGTGCCCGTACGGGACATTCGCAGCATCGCCGAGGCGATCGCGAACAATGCCAGCAAGAGTCAAGATACTGCCGCGCTGGTGGCCGCGGTGCGCGTTGGCGTATCCCGCGCAATCGTCCAAAGCATTGTAGGGACTGAGTCGGAGCTACCAGTTATCACGCTAGAGCCAAGGTTGGAACAAATATTGCTCAATAGTCTTCAGAAGGCAGGACAAGGCTCGGAAGAGGGCGTTCTGCTGGAGCCAAGCATGGCTGAAAAACTGCAACGCTCGTTGATCGAGGCGGCGCAGCGTCAGGAGATGCAAGGTCAACCGGTGATTCTGCTGGTGGCCGGTCCGGTTCGCGCGATGCTCTCGCGATTTGGCCGACTGGCAGTCCCGGGTTTGCATGTGTTGGCTTACCAGGAAATTCCTGACAACAAGCAAGTGACCATCGTTGCGACAGTAGGGCCCAACGGCTGA
- the flhF gene encoding flagellar biosynthesis protein FlhF, protein MQVKRFFAADMRQAMKLVRDELGADAAIIGNRRIAGGVELTAALDYKLSALAPRVPNMELEDELRKTQSRIVTAQAELSLRSEGESDKSTNRQLFAGLPLTAAEPLIEPTYTEPRRAAPAPAPASGGVDPRAFDSMRFELNSLRELMEVQLGSLAWNQLQGSRPAQANLWRRLQRIGLSGPLSRDLLELITEIDEPRQAWRMLLAHLARMIATPEIEPLEEGGVIAMVGPAGMGKTTTLAKLAARYVLKYGAQNIALVSMDSYRIGAQEQLKTLGRILNVSVTHVDPGQSLVQALDPLLRKRVVLIDTAGLQASDPALRMQLESLAGRGIKSKNYLVLATTSQKQVLTAAYHSYKRCGLAGCILTKLDETASLGEVLSLAISHELPVAYLTDGPRIPDDLHLPRRHQLVSRAVSVQMQEEPSEEAMADMFADIYHSPTKQVG, encoded by the coding sequence ATGCAAGTTAAGCGTTTTTTCGCCGCCGATATGCGTCAGGCCATGAAACTGGTTCGTGATGAGCTGGGCGCTGATGCCGCCATCATTGGCAACCGCCGGATCGCCGGTGGTGTCGAGCTGACGGCTGCCCTCGATTACAAACTGTCGGCGCTGGCCCCGCGTGTTCCGAACATGGAACTCGAGGACGAGCTGCGCAAGACCCAGTCGCGGATCGTGACCGCCCAGGCCGAACTGAGCCTGCGCAGCGAGGGCGAGAGCGACAAGTCCACCAATCGTCAGTTGTTCGCCGGCCTGCCACTCACCGCCGCCGAACCGCTGATCGAACCGACTTACACCGAACCCCGTCGTGCAGCGCCGGCTCCTGCGCCAGCTTCCGGCGGTGTCGACCCGCGGGCTTTCGACTCGATGCGTTTCGAGCTCAACAGCTTGCGCGAACTGATGGAAGTACAACTCGGCTCCCTGGCCTGGAATCAGCTGCAAGGCAGCCGTCCGGCCCAGGCGAACCTGTGGCGTCGCCTGCAGCGCATCGGTTTGTCCGGTCCGTTGTCCCGCGATCTGCTGGAACTGATCACTGAGATTGACGAACCTCGTCAGGCCTGGCGCATGTTGCTGGCGCACCTGGCGCGGATGATCGCCACACCGGAAATCGAGCCACTGGAAGAGGGCGGCGTGATTGCCATGGTCGGTCCTGCCGGCATGGGCAAGACCACCACACTGGCCAAGCTCGCGGCCCGTTACGTGCTCAAGTACGGCGCACAGAACATCGCGCTGGTGAGCATGGACAGCTACCGCATCGGCGCTCAGGAACAACTCAAAACCCTGGGCCGGATCCTCAACGTGTCGGTAACGCACGTCGACCCGGGCCAGTCGCTGGTGCAGGCGCTGGATCCATTGCTGCGCAAGCGTGTGGTGCTGATCGATACCGCGGGCCTTCAGGCCAGCGATCCGGCACTGCGCATGCAGCTCGAAAGCCTGGCCGGGCGTGGCATCAAGTCAAAAAATTATCTGGTTCTGGCAACCACCAGCCAGAAACAGGTTCTAACGGCCGCTTATCACAGTTACAAGCGTTGCGGGCTCGCTGGCTGCATCCTGACTAAACTGGATGAAACGGCAAGTCTGGGCGAGGTGTTGAGCCTGGCAATCAGTCACGAGTTGCCGGTGGCTTACCTGACCGATGGACCGCGGATTCCGGATGATTTGCATCTGCCGCGTCGTCATCAGCTGGTCAGCCGCGCCGTGAGTGTGCAAATGCAGGAAGAACCCAGCGAAGAAGCCATGGCTGACATGTTCGCTGATATTTACCACAGCCCGACCAAGCAGGTTGGCTGA
- the fleN gene encoding flagellar synthesis regulator FleN, with translation MGSMHPVQVIAVTGGKGGVGKTNVSVNLSLALAELGRRVMLLDADLGLANVDVLLGLTPKRTLADVIEGRCELRDVLLQGPGGIRIVPAASGTQSMVHLSPAQHAGLIQAFSDIGDNLDVLVIDTAAGIGDSVVSFVRAAQEVLLVVCDEPTSITDAYALIKLLNRDYGMNRFRVLANMAQSPQEGRNLFAKLTKVTDRFLDVALQYVGAVPYDESVRKAVQKQRAVYEAFPRSKCSLAFKAIAQKVDTWPLPANPRGHLEFFVERLVQQTAGPVL, from the coding sequence ATGGGCAGCATGCATCCCGTACAGGTGATCGCGGTGACCGGCGGCAAAGGTGGCGTCGGGAAGACTAACGTGTCAGTGAACTTGTCCCTGGCTCTAGCTGAGCTCGGCCGGCGCGTCATGCTGCTGGACGCCGATCTGGGGCTGGCGAACGTCGACGTCCTGCTGGGACTGACACCCAAACGCACCCTGGCCGACGTGATCGAAGGCCGCTGTGAGCTGCGCGACGTGTTGTTGCAGGGGCCCGGCGGCATCCGCATCGTCCCGGCGGCGTCCGGTACTCAGAGCATGGTCCATCTGAGCCCGGCGCAACACGCCGGCCTGATCCAGGCATTCAGCGATATCGGCGACAACCTCGACGTCCTGGTGATCGACACCGCTGCAGGTATTGGTGACTCGGTAGTCAGTTTCGTTCGCGCCGCGCAGGAAGTCTTGCTGGTGGTCTGCGACGAGCCGACCTCGATCACCGACGCCTACGCACTGATCAAGCTGCTGAACCGCGACTACGGCATGAACCGTTTCCGCGTCCTGGCCAACATGGCCCAGAGCCCGCAGGAAGGTCGCAACCTGTTCGCCAAGTTGACCAAGGTCACGGATCGCTTCCTCGACGTCGCCTTACAATACGTCGGTGCGGTGCCGTACGACGAAAGCGTGCGCAAGGCTGTCCAGAAGCAACGCGCGGTTTATGAAGCGTTCCCGCGTTCCAAGTGCTCGCTGGCCTTCAAGGCCATCGCACAAAAGGTCGATACCTGGCCGTTGCCCGCCAACCCGCGTGGGCATCTGGAGTTCTTCGTCGAGCGCCTCGTGCAACAAACCGCAGGACCCGTGCTATGA
- the fliA gene encoding RNA polymerase sigma factor FliA → MTASGYNLYKKSARDAQYELIERYAPLVKRIAYHLLARLPASVQVEDLIQAGMIGLLEVSTKYDASKGASFETYAGIRIRGAMLDEVRKGDWAPRSVHRNTRMVSDAIRSIEAKTGRDAKDHEVAAELQLSLDDYYGILNDTLGSRLFSFDDLLQDGEHEGLHEDGASAHLEPSRDLEDERFQAALADAIANLPERERLVLALYYDEELNLKEIGEVLGVSESRVSQLHSQCAARLRGRLGEWRAR, encoded by the coding sequence ATGACAGCCAGCGGCTACAACCTTTACAAGAAGTCGGCACGTGACGCGCAGTACGAGCTGATCGAGCGTTACGCGCCACTGGTCAAACGCATTGCCTACCACTTGCTGGCGCGACTGCCGGCCAGTGTCCAGGTCGAAGACCTGATCCAGGCCGGCATGATCGGCCTGCTTGAAGTATCGACCAAATACGACGCCAGCAAAGGCGCGAGTTTCGAGACGTATGCGGGCATTCGAATCCGCGGCGCGATGCTCGATGAAGTCCGCAAGGGGGACTGGGCGCCACGTTCGGTCCACCGCAATACCCGCATGGTCAGCGACGCAATTCGCTCGATTGAAGCTAAAACCGGCCGTGACGCTAAAGATCACGAAGTTGCGGCCGAACTCCAATTGAGTCTCGACGATTACTACGGGATTTTGAACGACACCCTGGGCAGCCGGTTATTCAGTTTCGACGATCTGTTGCAGGACGGCGAACACGAAGGGCTGCACGAGGATGGCGCGAGTGCTCATCTCGAGCCGTCACGCGATCTGGAAGATGAACGCTTCCAGGCGGCGCTGGCGGACGCGATTGCCAATTTGCCGGAGCGTGAGCGACTGGTGTTGGCGCTGTACTACGACGAAGAGTTGAATCTCAAGGAAATCGGTGAGGTCCTGGGGGTCAGCGAATCTCGGGTCAGCCAGTTACACAGCCAGTGCGCGGCCCGTTTGCGGGGGCGTTTGGGGGAGTGGCGAGCGCGCTGA
- a CDS encoding chemotaxis response regulator CheY has product MKILIVDDFSTMRRIIKNLLRDLGFTNTVEADDGTTAIPVLNSGSIDFLVTDWNMPGMTGIDLLRHVRADEKLKHLPVLMVTAEAKREQIIEAAQAGVNGYVVKPFTAQALKEKIEKIFERIG; this is encoded by the coding sequence ATGAAAATCCTCATCGTTGATGACTTCTCAACGATGCGGCGGATCATAAAAAACCTGTTGCGTGACCTTGGGTTCACCAACACGGTCGAGGCCGACGATGGCACTACTGCCATTCCGGTTCTCAACAGCGGGAGCATCGACTTTCTGGTAACGGACTGGAACATGCCTGGCATGACCGGCATCGATCTGCTGCGCCACGTGCGCGCCGATGAAAAGCTCAAGCACCTGCCGGTGCTGATGGTGACCGCTGAAGCCAAGCGCGAGCAGATCATCGAAGCGGCCCAGGCCGGTGTTAACGGCTATGTGGTCAAACCCTTCACGGCCCAGGCGTTAAAAGAAAAAATCGAGAAGATTTTCGAACGCATCGGTTGA
- a CDS encoding protein phosphatase CheZ: MDHNESSQGDFESTLKKHAVELVESLEKGRFGDAVQLIHELNQTRDRGLYQEVGKLTRELHSAIVNFQIDPHMPQAEEVSQITDATERLGYVVKLTEAAANRTMDLVENSTPLVNSLSDEAQALSTDWGRFMRREVGAEEFRELARRVDGFLARSSTDNRAVSSNLNDILLAQDYQDLTGQVIKRVTQLVTEVESNLLKLVLMASQVDRFAGIEHDREAMLAEKDPQKHLSQGEGPQIHADKREDVVSGQDDVDDLLSSLGF; the protein is encoded by the coding sequence ATGGACCACAACGAATCTTCACAGGGCGATTTTGAATCGACCCTGAAAAAACACGCGGTCGAACTGGTCGAAAGCCTTGAAAAAGGCAGGTTCGGCGACGCTGTGCAACTGATCCATGAGCTCAATCAGACCCGTGACCGCGGCCTGTATCAGGAAGTGGGCAAGCTCACCCGCGAGCTGCACAGCGCGATCGTCAATTTCCAGATTGACCCGCACATGCCGCAAGCCGAGGAAGTGTCGCAGATCACGGATGCCACCGAGCGCCTGGGTTATGTTGTGAAACTGACCGAGGCTGCCGCCAACCGCACCATGGATCTGGTCGAGAACTCCACGCCGCTGGTCAACAGCCTGAGCGATGAAGCCCAAGCGCTGAGCACGGACTGGGGGCGGTTCATGCGTCGCGAAGTCGGGGCTGAAGAGTTTCGCGAGCTGGCACGGCGTGTCGACGGTTTCCTGGCACGCAGCAGCACGGACAACCGCGCGGTGTCGAGCAACCTCAACGACATTCTGCTCGCTCAGGATTATCAGGACCTCACAGGTCAAGTGATCAAGCGTGTGACCCAATTGGTCACCGAAGTTGAAAGCAACCTGCTCAAGCTCGTGCTTATGGCCAGTCAGGTGGACCGCTTTGCGGGCATCGAACATGACCGTGAAGCGATGCTTGCTGAAAAAGATCCGCAAAAACATCTCTCTCAGGGTGAAGGTCCGCAGATTCATGCCGATAAAAGAGAAGACGTTGTGTCCGGTCAGGACGATGTGGACGATTTGCTATCCAGCCTGGGATTTTAG
- a CDS encoding chemotaxis protein CheA, with protein MSFGADEEILQDFLVEAGEILEQLSEQLVELESRPDDADLLNAIFRGFHTVKGGAGFLQLNELVECCHIAENVFDILRKGERRVDSELMDVVLEALDAVNSMFTEVRERSPITPATPELLAALARLAEPQTADEAAPVAEVVEAPAAEAESGDITDNEFEQLLDSLNAVKAQAEAPAVAPLPAGDAAAGDEITDAEFESLLDQLHGKGQFAVDAVAAPAAPAAPAAPKAAGDSSDITDDEFEALLDQLHGKGNFAVDALESAIAAVPAPAAPTAKAAGGDLISDHEFESLLDELHGKGKFTEVGTGSAAAAVAAPVAKAPAPVAKAPEPKAEAPKPAAAAAPAPARAPAAPPAEKPASEAETTVRVDTARLDEIMNMVGELVLVRNRLVRLGANSADEAMSKAVSNLDVVTADLQTAVMKTRMQPIKKVFGRFPRLVRDLARQLKKEINLELVGEETDLDKNLVEALADPLVHLVRNSVDHGIEEPADREAMGKPRSGKVILSAEQEGDHILLSISDDGKGMDADVLRGIAVKKGLMDKDAADRLSESDCFNLIFAPGFSTKTEISDVSGRGVGMDVVKTKIAQLNGTINIYSTKGKGSKIVIKVPLTLAIMPTLMVMLGNQAFAFPLVNVNEIFHLDLSRTNVVDGQEVVIVRDKALPLFYLKRWLVSSAAHEEQREGHVVILSVGTQRIGFVVDQLVGQEEVVIKPLGKMLQGTPGMSGATITGDGRIALILDVPSMLKRYAARRI; from the coding sequence ATGAGCTTCGGCGCCGATGAAGAGATCCTTCAGGATTTCCTGGTTGAGGCCGGCGAGATTCTAGAGCAACTGTCCGAACAGCTGGTCGAGCTTGAAAGCCGACCGGATGATGCGGATTTGCTCAATGCAATTTTTCGCGGTTTTCACACTGTAAAAGGGGGCGCCGGCTTCCTCCAGCTCAACGAGTTGGTGGAGTGCTGTCACATCGCCGAGAACGTGTTCGACATCCTGCGCAAGGGTGAACGTCGCGTCGACTCGGAATTGATGGACGTGGTTCTCGAAGCGCTGGATGCGGTGAACAGTATGTTTACCGAAGTCCGCGAGCGCAGCCCGATCACGCCTGCCACGCCTGAATTGCTCGCGGCCCTGGCCCGTCTGGCCGAGCCGCAAACCGCCGATGAAGCCGCGCCTGTGGCTGAAGTGGTGGAAGCACCGGCTGCCGAAGCCGAATCAGGCGACATCACCGATAACGAATTCGAACAACTGCTGGACTCGCTGAACGCCGTCAAGGCCCAGGCCGAGGCGCCGGCCGTTGCTCCGCTGCCCGCTGGCGATGCCGCGGCCGGCGACGAAATCACCGATGCAGAATTCGAGTCGTTGCTCGATCAATTGCACGGCAAAGGCCAGTTCGCGGTCGACGCGGTAGCCGCACCTGCTGCCCCCGCGGCACCGGCTGCTCCAAAAGCGGCGGGCGACAGTTCCGACATTACCGACGACGAGTTCGAAGCTCTGCTCGATCAGTTGCACGGCAAGGGCAACTTTGCCGTCGACGCGCTGGAGTCGGCGATTGCCGCCGTACCAGCCCCGGCTGCGCCTACCGCTAAAGCGGCCGGCGGCGATCTGATCTCGGATCACGAGTTCGAATCGCTGCTCGACGAATTGCACGGCAAAGGCAAGTTCACCGAAGTCGGCACCGGTTCTGCCGCTGCTGCGGTAGCGGCGCCCGTCGCCAAAGCCCCGGCACCGGTCGCCAAGGCGCCCGAGCCAAAAGCTGAAGCGCCGAAGCCTGCTGCCGCCGCTGCACCGGCGCCTGCCCGTGCACCGGCTGCGCCACCGGCGGAAAAACCGGCCAGCGAAGCCGAGACCACCGTGCGGGTCGATACCGCGCGTCTCGACGAAATCATGAACATGGTGGGCGAGCTGGTACTGGTGCGTAACCGTCTGGTTCGTCTGGGTGCCAACAGCGCCGATGAGGCCATGTCCAAGGCCGTGTCGAACCTCGACGTGGTCACCGCTGACTTGCAAACCGCGGTCATGAAGACCCGGATGCAGCCGATCAAGAAAGTCTTCGGGCGCTTCCCGCGTCTGGTTCGCGACCTGGCTCGCCAGCTCAAGAAAGAGATCAACCTGGAGCTGGTCGGCGAAGAAACCGACCTCGACAAGAACCTCGTCGAGGCCCTGGCCGACCCGCTGGTCCACTTGGTGCGCAACTCGGTCGACCACGGCATTGAAGAGCCGGCCGATCGTGAAGCGATGGGCAAACCGCGTAGCGGCAAAGTGATCCTGTCCGCTGAGCAGGAAGGCGACCACATCCTGCTGTCCATCTCCGATGACGGCAAGGGCATGGATGCCGACGTGTTGCGCGGCATCGCGGTGAAGAAAGGTTTGATGGACAAGGATGCGGCGGACCGTCTCAGCGAGTCCGACTGCTTCAACCTGATCTTCGCACCGGGTTTCTCGACCAAAACCGAGATCTCCGACGTGTCGGGTCGTGGCGTGGGCATGGACGTGGTGAAAACCAAGATCGCCCAGCTCAACGGCACCATCAACATCTACTCGACCAAGGGCAAGGGCTCGAAGATCGTCATCAAGGTCCCGTTGACCCTGGCGATCATGCCGACGCTGATGGTCATGCTCGGCAACCAGGCGTTTGCGTTCCCGCTGGTGAACGTCAACGAGATCTTCCACCTCGACCTGTCGCGCACCAACGTGGTGGACGGCCAGGAAGTGGTGATCGTGCGGGACAAGGCGCTGCCACTGTTCTATCTCAAGCGCTGGCTGGTCAGCTCCGCCGCTCACGAAGAGCAGCGTGAAGGCCATGTGGTGATCCTTTCGGTGGGCACTCAGCGGATCGGCTTCGTCGTCGATCAACTGGTCGGCCAGGAAGAAGTGGTCATCAAGCCATTGGGCAAAATGCTCCAGGGAACCCCGGGCATGTCCGGCGCCACCATCACCGGTGACGGCCGCATTGCGCTGATTCTCGATGTTCCGAGCATGCTCAAGCGTTACGCCGCACGGCGTATTTGA